A stretch of the Tardiphaga sp. 709 genome encodes the following:
- a CDS encoding ferredoxin family protein: MIEVIDSETCTSCNICVRVCPTNVFDKTDGIPVIARQDDCQTCFMCELYCPEDSLYVSPFADEPVSLAAAELKQSDALGSYRRAVGWTKETRDQRGIDRSYRLFGP; this comes from the coding sequence ATGATCGAGGTCATCGATTCCGAGACTTGCACCTCCTGCAATATCTGCGTCCGCGTCTGCCCGACCAACGTATTTGACAAGACCGATGGTATACCCGTCATCGCCCGGCAGGACGACTGCCAGACCTGCTTCATGTGCGAACTCTACTGTCCGGAAGACTCGCTCTACGTCTCGCCCTTCGCGGACGAGCCGGTAAGCCTCGCAGCTGCGGAGCTCAAGCAGTCCGACGCACTCGGCAGTTATCGACGCGCCGTCGGCTGGACCAAGGAAACGCGGGACCAACGCGGCATCGATCGCAGCTATCGGCTCTTCGGCCCCTGA